In Salvelinus namaycush isolate Seneca chromosome 20, SaNama_1.0, whole genome shotgun sequence, the following proteins share a genomic window:
- the LOC120064840 gene encoding GTPase IMAP family member 7-like yields the protein MAQGRGRTPMILLLVTLCLQIFTGQCQDSGLPSDLKIVLVGKTGVGKSATGNTILGREVFKVEANADSVTAKCEKGSEEVDGMKIDVIDTPGLFDTTMSVDQMKSELERCIYMSVPGPHVFLLVIRLGRFTEEERNAVKWIQENFGEDASMYTMVLFTGEDQIGSKSVSEFLKESKELRKLVTSCGNRYHSISNVKRKNYTQVRELLRKIEQIVEGNGGKHYTFEVYETAQEKIREEVLKYCQGAALGGAADQD from the exons ATGGCACAAGGAAGAGGAAGGACTCCAATGATTCTATTGCTGGTAACACTGTGTCTGCAAATCTTCACTGGTCAATGTCAAG ATTCAGGGCTGCCCTCTGATCTGAAGATTGTTCTGGTGGGTAAGACTGGAGTGGGGAAGAGTGCAACAGGAAACACTATCCTGGGGAGAGAGGTGTTTAAAGTGGAGGCCAACGCTGATTCTGTCACTGCAAAGTGTGAGAAAGGGAGTGAAGAGGTGGATGGGATGAAGATCGATGTGATTGACACGCCAGGACTCTTTGACACAACAATGAGTGTAGATCAAATGAAAAGTGAACTAGAAAGATGCATCTACATGTCAGTTCCAGGACCCCATGTGTTCCTGCTGGTGATCAGGCTGGGGAGGTTCACAGAGGAGGAAAGGAACGCTGTGAAGTGGATCCAGGAGAACTTTGGGGAAGATGCCTCAATGTACACCATGGTGCTGTTCACTGGTGAAGATCAGATAGGAAGCAAATCAGTTTCTGAGTTTCTGAAAGAGAGCAAGGAGCTGCGGAAACTTGTTACAAGCTGTGGGAACAGATATCACTCAATCAGCAACGTCAAGAGAAAGAACTACACTCAGGTCAGAGAGCTACTGAGGAAGATAGAGCAGATAGTGGAGGGTAATGGAGGAAAGCACTACACCTTTGAGGTTTATGAGACGGCACAGGAAAAGATCAGAGAAGAGGTGTTGAAATACTGTCAAGGGGCAGCACTTGGTGGGGCAGCT gaccaggattaa